The Epilithonimonas zeae genome contains a region encoding:
- a CDS encoding hypervirulence associated TUDOR domain-containing protein, with translation MLKKGDAVKWKFRNGDTNGIIINIHTKDFVFMNRQRRASEDNPQYEVMSEKTGKKAVHKASALKKI, from the coding sequence ATGTTAAAAAAGGGTGACGCGGTAAAATGGAAATTCCGAAATGGAGATACAAATGGAATTATTATTAATATTCACACCAAGGACTTTGTTTTTATGAACAGGCAAAGAAGAGCTTCAGAGGATAATCCACAATACGAAGTAATGAGTGAAAAGACAGGCAAAAAAGCGGTTCATAAAGCATCTGCATTGAAAAAAATATAA